In one Prosthecochloris aestuarii DSM 271 genomic region, the following are encoded:
- the rho gene encoding transcription termination factor Rho yields MSNNSVTKGLDINMLQKKKVHELNALAKEIGVSSAGLRKEELIYKIIEAQSQKGGSAENGQVMVNTGVLQVIPEGYGFLRSANYNYLSSPDDIYVSPSQIKRFNMRTGDTVSGQVRAPKEGERFFALLKIDTIDGKDPEITRIRPFFDNLTPLFPTERLMLETKQNEHCGRIMDIYTPIGKGQRGLIVAQPKTGKTMLLQTVANAIIKNHPEVYLIVLLIDERPEEVTDMQRSVPAEVVSSTFDEDPERHVQVADMVLEKAKRLVEVGHDVVILLDSITRLARAHNTIIPHSGKILSGGIDANALTKPKRFFGAARNIEEGGSLTIIATALVDTGSRMDDVIFEEFKGTGNMELVLDRRLSERRIFPAIDILRSGTRKEELLFTQQELSRTWLLRKYLADKNPIECMEFMREKMSDTKDNKEFFKYMNG; encoded by the coding sequence ATGTCGAACAATTCAGTTACCAAAGGTCTGGACATCAATATGCTCCAGAAAAAGAAAGTTCATGAGTTGAATGCTTTAGCCAAGGAGATCGGGGTTTCAAGTGCCGGACTGCGCAAAGAGGAGCTGATTTACAAAATCATTGAAGCCCAGTCACAGAAAGGGGGGAGTGCTGAAAATGGACAGGTGATGGTCAATACCGGGGTGCTTCAGGTTATTCCTGAAGGCTACGGATTTCTCCGGTCGGCAAACTACAATTACCTCTCATCGCCAGATGATATCTATGTTTCTCCTTCACAGATCAAACGCTTTAACATGCGTACCGGCGATACTGTATCGGGTCAGGTGCGAGCTCCGAAAGAAGGGGAGCGGTTTTTTGCGCTGCTTAAAATCGATACTATTGACGGAAAAGATCCTGAAATAACCAGAATCAGGCCCTTTTTCGATAATCTTACCCCCCTTTTTCCCACCGAACGCCTTATGCTCGAAACCAAGCAGAACGAGCATTGCGGAAGGATTATGGATATTTACACTCCGATCGGTAAAGGCCAGAGGGGCTTGATTGTCGCTCAGCCGAAGACGGGTAAAACGATGCTTCTTCAAACTGTGGCCAATGCAATTATCAAGAATCATCCGGAGGTGTATCTGATCGTACTTCTGATCGATGAGCGACCTGAGGAGGTGACCGATATGCAGCGGAGCGTTCCTGCTGAAGTCGTCAGTTCGACATTTGATGAAGATCCCGAGCGTCACGTCCAGGTTGCCGATATGGTTCTGGAGAAAGCAAAGCGTCTTGTTGAGGTCGGTCACGATGTGGTGATTCTTCTGGATTCCATTACCCGCCTTGCTCGTGCCCACAACACCATTATACCCCATTCAGGGAAGATTCTTTCCGGTGGTATCGATGCTAACGCACTGACCAAACCTAAGCGCTTTTTCGGAGCTGCCCGCAATATCGAGGAGGGGGGCAGTCTGACTATTATTGCAACTGCGCTCGTTGATACCGGTTCGAGAATGGATGACGTCATTTTTGAAGAGTTCAAGGGAACAGGAAACATGGAGCTTGTTCTCGACCGGCGTCTGTCGGAGCGGCGAATTTTTCCCGCTATCGATATTCTCCGTTCGGGTACGCGGAAAGAGGAGCTTCTGTTCACCCAGCAGGAACTCTCCCGAACATGGCTGCTGCGAAAGTATCTCGCTGACAAAAACCCTATTGAATGTATGGAGTTCATGCGTGAAAAGATGTCTGATACCAAGGACAATAAAGAGTTCTTCAAGTACATGAACGGTTGA
- a CDS encoding TRAP transporter small permease subunit encodes MRLIRASIRAIDLFTLWTGRVVSWLALLLVLVVVYDVFTRYVLSSSSVGVQELEWHLFALIFLLSAGWTLQQDKHVRVDVFYCRLSVRHKALINLAGGLLFLIPFSVTVIISSWPFVSNSFAVMESSPDPGGLPWRFLIKAAIPTGFFLLLLQGISGILRSVLTLSGQPQHSGI; translated from the coding sequence ATGCGTTTAATCAGAGCCTCTATTCGGGCGATTGATCTTTTCACGTTATGGACCGGGCGTGTTGTGAGCTGGCTGGCCCTCCTTCTTGTTCTGGTTGTCGTTTACGATGTTTTTACCCGCTATGTGCTCTCATCGAGCAGTGTCGGCGTTCAGGAGCTGGAGTGGCATCTGTTCGCGCTGATTTTTCTGTTATCGGCAGGCTGGACGTTGCAGCAGGACAAGCATGTCCGCGTTGATGTGTTCTATTGTCGTCTTTCTGTTCGGCATAAGGCTCTGATCAATCTCGCAGGAGGTCTGCTGTTTCTTATCCCGTTTTCTGTGACAGTTATTATTTCCTCATGGCCTTTTGTCTCTAATTCCTTTGCGGTAATGGAGTCGTCACCCGACCCGGGTGGGCTTCCCTGGCGTTTTCTGATCAAGGCGGCTATTCCAACCGGTTTTTTCCTGTTGCTTCTGCAGGGGATTTCCGGTATCCTCCGTTCGGTTCTCACTCTTTCTGGTCAACCTCAGCATTCAGGGATATGA
- a CDS encoding TRAP transporter large permease, producing the protein MTSLLPFFMFGSVFLLLLLGYPVALTLGGVSVIFGLLIFGPEFFALLPLRIWGTMNNVVLLAVPLFVFMGVMLEKSGIAEKLLETMSMLFGKFRGGLALSVVIVGALLAASTGIVGATVVTMGLMSLPVMLKRGYQPELATGTIAASGTLGQIIPPSIVLVLLGSILNVSVGDMFVGALIPGLMLVTAYLLYIVLLGFMRPDTMPSVSQEEMLSFASKASMKTVIEAFLIPMLLVLAVLGSIFAGIASPTEAAAIGAFGALLLTLFQRKLSLDVLRSVMRETTSLTSMVFMILAGASAFSLVFRGMHGDRLLADAILQANLQPELFLALVMVVVFLAGFFIDFIEIIFIIVPVVAPVFTAFGVDLLWIGVLLAMNLQASFLTPPFGFSLFYLKGVAPKEVTTSHLYRGIIPFIVIQVMMLVLVIVFPELVTWLPKALSGH; encoded by the coding sequence ATGACATCATTGCTTCCCTTTTTCATGTTTGGATCAGTTTTTCTGCTCCTGCTTCTGGGATATCCTGTTGCATTGACGCTAGGGGGTGTTTCAGTCATCTTCGGCCTTTTGATCTTTGGGCCGGAGTTTTTTGCCCTGCTGCCGCTTCGCATCTGGGGAACAATGAATAATGTTGTTCTTCTGGCGGTCCCGCTGTTTGTGTTTATGGGCGTGATGCTTGAAAAGTCCGGTATCGCAGAAAAACTACTCGAGACCATGAGTATGCTCTTTGGCAAATTCAGGGGAGGCCTTGCTCTTTCAGTTGTTATTGTCGGTGCCCTGCTTGCTGCATCGACAGGGATTGTCGGCGCCACTGTTGTGACTATGGGCCTGATGAGTCTGCCGGTAATGCTCAAACGGGGTTATCAGCCTGAACTGGCGACAGGGACCATTGCCGCATCTGGTACACTTGGCCAGATTATTCCTCCAAGCATCGTTCTCGTTCTGCTCGGGAGCATTCTCAATGTCTCAGTCGGCGATATGTTTGTAGGGGCGTTGATTCCCGGACTTATGCTGGTGACAGCCTATCTTCTCTATATTGTGTTGCTCGGTTTCATGAGGCCCGATACTATGCCATCTGTATCGCAGGAGGAGATGCTTTCGTTTGCTTCGAAGGCTTCAATGAAAACCGTTATTGAAGCATTTCTCATTCCCATGCTGCTTGTCCTGGCTGTACTCGGTTCTATTTTTGCCGGCATTGCCTCTCCGACAGAGGCGGCTGCAATCGGAGCCTTCGGCGCGCTGCTTCTCACGCTCTTCCAGAGAAAATTGTCTCTCGACGTTCTCCGCTCTGTCATGCGCGAGACGACTTCGCTGACATCTATGGTCTTTATGATTCTTGCCGGTGCCAGCGCCTTCAGTCTTGTTTTCAGGGGAATGCATGGTGATCGTCTCCTTGCCGATGCGATCCTTCAGGCTAACCTCCAGCCCGAACTGTTTCTTGCTCTGGTGATGGTTGTTGTCTTTCTTGCCGGGTTTTTTATCGATTTTATCGAGATCATCTTTATCATTGTTCCTGTTGTCGCTCCGGTTTTCACCGCATTCGGGGTAGATCTGCTCTGGATCGGCGTGCTTCTTGCGATGAACCTTCAGGCATCCTTTCTTACCCCTCCGTTCGGTTTTTCACTGTTTTATCTTAAGGGCGTTGCCCCGAAAGAGGTGACGACAAGCCATCTTTATCGAGGCATCATTCCATTTATTGTCATTCAGGTTATGATGCTGGTTCTTGTCATCGTCTTCCCCGAACTGGTAACCTGGCTGCCGAAAGCTCTTTCAGGACACTGA